From a single Pirellulales bacterium genomic region:
- a CDS encoding PLDc N-terminal domain-containing protein, with protein DMTALLAMFFLEGAGAVAILFAILASIFWLWMLIDCLMNPRLQGTEKIVWVLVVLFLHLLGAVIYFVIGRQRTGVP; from the coding sequence GATATGACTGCCTTACTCGCAATGTTTTTCTTGGAGGGCGCAGGAGCCGTTGCGATCCTATTCGCAATCCTGGCGTCCATCTTTTGGCTGTGGATGCTGATTGACTGCCTGATGAATCCGAGATTGCAAGGCACGGAGAAAATCGTTTGGGTTCTGGTCGTTTTATTTCTCCATCTGCTGGGCGCCGTGATTTACTTCGTGATCGGGCGGCAGCGAACGGGCGTGCCGTAG